A window of the Procambarus clarkii isolate CNS0578487 chromosome 19, FALCON_Pclarkii_2.0, whole genome shotgun sequence genome harbors these coding sequences:
- the LOC138366383 gene encoding nacrein-like protein C1 has protein sequence MEVQGRNRRTTDIPGANGTNGTNGVNGVNGTNGIYGLNGIYGINGTNGINGVNGTNGIYGLNGIYGINGIYGLNGIYGTNGINGVNGTNGINGVNGTNGINKNG, from the exons ATGGAGGTCCAA GGAAGAAATAGACGAACTACTGACATCCCGGGAGCCAATGGCACCAATGGTACCAATGGCGTCAATGGCGTCAATGGCACCAATGGCATCTATGGCCTCAATGGCATCTATGGCATCAATGGCACCAATGGCATCAATGGCGTCAATGGCACCAATGGCATCTATGGCCTCAATGGCATCTATGGCATCAATGGCATCTATGGCCTCAATGGCATCTATGGCACCAATGGCATCAATGGCGTCAATGGCACCAATGGCATCAATGGCGTCAATGGCACCAATGGCATCAATAAAAATGGTTAA
- the LOC138366382 gene encoding bile salt-activated lipase-like, whose translation MVEDVSVPVTGMVEDVSVPVTGMVEDVSVPVTGMVEDVSVPVTGMVEDVSVPVTGMVEDVSVPVTGMVEDVSVPVTGMVEDVSVPVTGMVEDVSVPVTGMVEDVSVPVTGMVEDVSVPVTGMVEDVSVPVTGMVEDVSVPVTGMVEDVSVPVTGMVEDVSVPVTGMVEDVSVPVTGMVEDVSVPVTGMVEDVSVPVTGMVEDVSVPVTGMVEDVSVPVTGMVEDVSVPVTGMVEDVSVPVTGMVEDVSVPVTGMVEDVSVPVTGMVEDVSVPVTGMVEDVSVPVTGMVEDVSVPVTGME comes from the coding sequence ATGGTTGAGGACGTCAGTGTACCAGTCACTGGGATGGTTGAGGACGTCAGTGTACCAGTCACTGGGATGGTTGAGGACGTCAGTGTACCAGTCACTGGGATGGTTGAGGACGTCAGTGTACCAGTCACTGGGATGGTTGAGGACGTCAGTGTACCAGTCACTGGGATGGTTGAGGACGTCAGTGTACCAGTCACTGGGATGGTTGAGGACGTCAGTGTACCAGTCACTGGGATGGTTGAGGACGTCAGTGTACCAGTCACTGGGATGGTTGAGGACGTCAGTGTACCAGTCACTGGGATGGTTGAGGACGTCAGTGTACCAGTCACTGGGATGGTTGAGGACGTCAGTGTACCAGTCACTGGGATGGTTGAGGACGTCAGTGTACCAGTCACTGGGATGGTTGAGGACGTCAGTGTACCAGTCACTGGGATGGTTGAGGACGTCAGTGTACCAGTCACTGGGATGGTTGAGGACGTCAGTGTACCAGTCACTGGGATGGTTGAGGACGTCAGTGTACCAGTCACTGGGATGGTTGAGGACGTCAGTGTACCAGTCACTGGGATGGTTGAGGACGTCAGTGTACCAGTCACTGGGATGGTTGAGGACGTCAGTGTACCAGTCACTGGGATGGTTGAGGACGTCAGTGTACCAGTCACTGGGATGGTTGAGGACGTCAGTGTACCAGTCACTGGGATGGTTGAGGACGTCAGTGTACCAGTCACTGGGATGGTTGAGGACGTCAGTGTACCAGTCACTGGGATGGTTGAGGACGTCAGTGTACCAGTCACTGGGATGGTTGAGGACGTCAGTGTACCAGTCACTGGGATGGTTGAGGACGTCAGTGTACCAGTCACTGGGATGGTTGAGGACGTCAGTGTACCAGTCACTGGGATGGAATAA
- the LOC138366384 gene encoding protein transport protein SEC31-like gives MYRKYGRQIMLYSKPMLLNKQPTVLNKQPTVLNKHPTVLNKHPTVLNKQPTVLNKQPTVLNKQPTVLNKHPTVLNKHPTVLNKQPTVLNKQPTVLNKQPTVLNKHPTVLNKHPTVLNKHPTVLNKQPTVLNKHPTVLNKHPTVLNKQPTVLNKHPTVLNKHPTVLNKHPTVLNKQPTVLNKHPTVLNKHPTVLNKHPTVLNKHPTVLNNAQYGCIVLSRRPTVQHASYIAAEESCGAEQV, from the coding sequence atgTATAGGAAGTACGGGAGACAGATAATGCTCTACAGTAAGCCTATGTTGCTCAACAAGCAGCCTACAGTGCTCAACAAGCAGCCTACAGTGCTCAACAAGCACCCTACAGTGCTCAACAAGCACCCTACAGTGCTCAACAAGCAGCCTACAGTGCTCAACAAGCAGCCTACAGTGCTCAACAAGCAGCCTACAGTGCTCAACAAGCACCCTACAGTGCTCAACAAGCACCCTACAGTGCTCAACAAGCAGCCTACAGTGCTCAACAAGCAGCCTACAGTGCTCAACAAGCAGCCTACAGTGCTCAACAAGCACCCTACAGTGCTCAACAAGCACCCTACAGTGCTCAACAAGCACCCTACAGTGCTCAACAAGCAGCCTACAGTGCTCAACAAGCACCCTACAGTGCTCAACAAGCACCCTACAGTGCTCAACAAGCAGCCTACAGTGCTCAACAAGCACCCTACGGTGCTCAACAAGCACCCTACAGTGCTCAACAAGCACCCTACAGTGCTCAACAAGCAGCCTACAGTGCTCAACAAGCACCCTACGGTGCTCAACAAGCACCCTACAGTGCTCAACAAGCACCCTACAGTGCTCAACAAGCACCCTACAGTGCTCAACAACGCTCAATACGGGTGTATAGTGCTCAGCAGGAGGCCTACTGTTCAACATGCATCCTATATTGCAGCAGAGGAATCCTGTGGTGCTGAGCAGGTCTAA